The Streptomyces europaeiscabiei genome window below encodes:
- a CDS encoding sensor histidine kinase, producing MTGLRGVRGARGWWERGRALGDAHPWVVDVGVALLVQGAMTMPFVVPRAAGLPPATWAAYGLTTLTVVPLVWRRRAPLAVLLSILVTSMVYKLALDGPGQPLPYNGLVIVYTIAALSSPWKRMVTGLLVLVAVPVGVGLNSRSARELTFSAFVFAAAYVFGRLTDARQRANRVEAEQAAARERARIAREMHDILSHAVSLMIVQAEAGPVAVRTAPERAEAAFDAISEAGRDAMVQLRRMLGVLREGDERGGERGGEGYTPGRAPREPQPVLADLLTLLDRVRDSGLAVGYEVVGRERELPGAVGASVFRIVQEALTNTVRHAAARTASVQLTYGEMDLGVRVTDDGRGPQGGYGGGGHGLVGVRERAAAHGGTAEVGAGPDGRGFEVRVRIPVASLADRASVAEAGR from the coding sequence GTGACGGGCTTACGGGGAGTGCGCGGGGCGCGGGGGTGGTGGGAGCGGGGGCGGGCTCTCGGGGACGCTCATCCGTGGGTGGTGGATGTCGGGGTCGCGCTGCTGGTGCAGGGGGCGATGACGATGCCGTTCGTGGTGCCGCGGGCTGCCGGACTGCCGCCCGCGACATGGGCGGCGTACGGGCTGACGACGCTGACCGTGGTGCCGCTGGTGTGGCGACGGCGGGCTCCGCTCGCCGTGCTGCTGTCGATCCTGGTGACCAGCATGGTGTACAAGCTGGCGCTGGACGGGCCCGGGCAGCCGTTGCCGTACAACGGGCTGGTGATCGTCTACACGATCGCCGCGCTGTCGTCGCCGTGGAAGCGGATGGTCACCGGGCTGCTGGTGCTGGTCGCGGTGCCGGTGGGCGTTGGGCTCAACAGCCGGTCGGCCCGTGAACTGACCTTCTCCGCCTTCGTGTTCGCGGCGGCGTACGTCTTCGGGCGGCTCACCGATGCTCGTCAGCGGGCGAACCGTGTCGAGGCCGAGCAGGCCGCCGCGCGTGAACGGGCCCGGATCGCCCGCGAGATGCACGACATCCTGTCCCATGCGGTGAGCCTGATGATCGTGCAGGCGGAGGCCGGGCCGGTGGCGGTGCGTACCGCTCCGGAGCGGGCCGAGGCCGCCTTCGACGCGATCTCCGAGGCCGGGCGGGACGCCATGGTCCAGCTGCGGCGGATGCTGGGCGTGCTGCGGGAGGGTGACGAGAGGGGCGGCGAGAGGGGCGGCGAAGGGTACACACCGGGGCGTGCGCCTCGTGAGCCGCAACCCGTGCTCGCGGACCTGCTCACGCTGCTCGACCGGGTGCGGGACAGTGGGCTTGCGGTCGGGTACGAGGTGGTGGGGCGGGAGCGGGAGCTTCCGGGGGCGGTCGGGGCGTCCGTCTTCCGGATCGTCCAGGAGGCGCTGACGAACACCGTCAGGCATGCGGCTGCCCGTACGGCATCCGTTCAACTCACCTATGGGGAAATGGACTTGGGTGTTCGCGTGACGGATGACGGGCGCGGTCCCCAGGGCGGGTACGGCGGCGGTGGGCATGGGCTCGTCGGGGTGCGGGAGCGGGCGGCCGCGCACGGGGGTACGGCGGAGGTCGGGGCGGGGCCCGATGGGCGGGGGTTCGAGGTGCGGGTGCGGATACCGGTGGCGTCCCTCGCGGACAGGGCATCCGTGGCGGAGGCGGGGCGTTGA
- a CDS encoding LacI family DNA-binding transcriptional regulator gives MGDVARLAGVSSQTVSRVSNGFAGVNADTRQQVLAAMRELGYRPNSAARALRRGEFRTLGVITFSLSTLGNIRTLDAIATSAAREGYAVTLLPVAVPTQDEVNGAFSRLGELAVDAVIVIMEVHLLDAATVSVPPGVQVVVADSDAGDRYTVVDTDQAGGARDAVRHLLELGHGTVWHLAGPEDSFAAQRRANAWRATLDEAGVREVPPLVRGDWSAESGYRAGLRIAEQADCTAVFVANDQMALGLLRALNERGRRVPEDVSVVGFDDIPEAASFLPPLTTVHQDFAEVGRLCVEGVLSKMREGGGEEDEGEQEHGTTLVPTRLVRRRSTAPAPGIARGV, from the coding sequence ATGGGCGACGTCGCGCGGCTCGCCGGGGTCTCGTCCCAGACCGTCTCCCGAGTGTCCAACGGGTTCGCCGGGGTCAACGCGGACACCCGGCAGCAGGTGCTCGCCGCGATGCGGGAGCTGGGTTACCGGCCCAACAGCGCCGCGCGGGCGCTGCGGCGCGGGGAGTTCCGGACGCTCGGCGTGATCACCTTCTCCCTCTCCACCCTGGGCAACATCCGCACGCTCGACGCGATCGCCACGTCCGCCGCGCGGGAGGGGTACGCCGTCACACTGCTGCCCGTCGCCGTGCCGACGCAGGACGAGGTGAACGGGGCGTTCTCGCGGCTCGGGGAGCTGGCCGTGGACGCCGTCATCGTGATCATGGAGGTCCATCTGCTCGACGCGGCGACCGTGTCGGTGCCGCCCGGTGTGCAGGTCGTGGTCGCCGACTCGGACGCCGGGGACCGGTACACCGTCGTCGACACCGACCAGGCGGGCGGCGCGCGGGACGCCGTACGGCATCTGCTGGAGCTGGGGCACGGGACGGTGTGGCATCTGGCCGGGCCCGAGGACTCCTTCGCGGCGCAGCGGCGGGCGAACGCGTGGCGCGCCACGCTCGACGAGGCGGGCGTCCGGGAGGTGCCGCCCCTCGTGCGCGGCGACTGGTCCGCGGAGTCGGGGTACCGGGCCGGGCTGCGGATCGCCGAACAGGCGGACTGTACCGCCGTGTTCGTCGCGAACGACCAGATGGCCCTCGGGTTGCTGCGGGCCCTGAACGAGCGCGGGCGCCGGGTTCCCGAGGACGTCAGCGTCGTCGGCTTCGACGACATCCCCGAGGCCGCTTCCTTCCTGCCGCCCCTCACCACCGTCCACCAGGACTTCGCCGAGGTGGGGCGGCTGTGTGTGGAGGGAGTGCTCAGCAAGATGCGGGAGGGCGGGGGCGAGGAGGACGAGGGGGAGCAGGAGCACGGGACGACGCTGGTGCCGACGCGGCTGGTACGGCGCCGCAGTACGGCACCGGCGCCGGGCATCGCGCGCGGCGTCTAG
- a CDS encoding RICIN domain-containing protein, producing the protein MAHRTRTRRLFGAIGVTALATGTVMATTSLPMAHADTSAAVASVTVRPDPSYKGDSFEGWGTSLVWFANATGDYPADVREKLADLLFGEDGLDLNIARYNIGGGNAPDVKDYLRAGGAVEGWWKAPAGTTREDVDWWSADDKNDWNNDADATQRWWVDRIKNDIDHWETFSNSPPWFMTESGYVSGGFDSTKDQLKADSVDDFAKYLVGATERLEKAHHIKVDTLDPFNEPNTNYWGTKLGADGQPTGGRQEGAHIGPELQQKVIKALAPVLEKSRSDAEISAMDETNPGTFATNWNSYPQAVRDLVGQMNVHTYGTSQRTTVRDLAKGADKPLWMSEVEGDWGDGQSFTDMRPGLGLAQRMVDDLRELEPQAWVFWQPVEDYDNMKPGGESAKGGNWGSIQLSFSCKSSDTLQSCPIYTNTKFDTARNFTHYIKPGDRLIKTNDESSTAAVAKKGKKATVVHVNSTTAPRAVTLDLSRFGDVGKHARVTPVVTDAAGKLIRQKAVEVTDKKATITVPAQSVTSFLISNVSGVDAASAEIQDDHTYTLTGFQSNKNLSVAADGKSLVIKTPNATNPAGQRWTLDRIGDAPADNRTRYALTEASSNKRLAIRNGSLVAEAETGTGDTAAQWILSTTGDGTWTLVNAATGQLADVGGQSTNDGAGVGVWWPNSGYNQRWKLTDVTPAG; encoded by the coding sequence ATGGCACACCGCACCCGTACGAGACGGCTTTTCGGGGCCATCGGCGTCACGGCCCTGGCCACCGGAACCGTCATGGCCACGACCTCCCTGCCGATGGCGCACGCCGACACGTCGGCCGCCGTCGCCTCGGTGACGGTCCGCCCCGATCCCTCCTACAAGGGCGACAGCTTCGAGGGCTGGGGCACCAGCCTGGTCTGGTTCGCCAACGCCACCGGCGACTACCCCGCGGACGTACGCGAAAAGCTCGCCGACCTCCTCTTCGGCGAGGACGGCCTCGACCTCAACATCGCCCGCTACAACATCGGCGGCGGCAACGCCCCCGACGTCAAGGACTACCTGCGGGCCGGTGGCGCGGTCGAGGGCTGGTGGAAGGCCCCGGCGGGCACCACCCGCGAGGACGTCGACTGGTGGAGCGCCGACGACAAGAACGACTGGAACAACGACGCCGACGCCACCCAGCGCTGGTGGGTCGACCGCATCAAGAACGACATCGACCACTGGGAGACCTTCAGCAACTCCCCGCCGTGGTTCATGACGGAGAGCGGTTACGTCTCCGGCGGCTTCGACTCCACGAAGGACCAGCTGAAGGCCGACTCGGTCGACGACTTCGCCAAGTACCTGGTCGGCGCCACCGAGCGCCTGGAGAAGGCGCACCACATCAAGGTCGACACCCTCGACCCCTTCAACGAGCCCAACACCAACTACTGGGGCACCAAGCTCGGCGCCGACGGCCAGCCCACGGGCGGTCGCCAGGAGGGCGCCCACATCGGCCCCGAGCTCCAGCAGAAGGTCATCAAGGCACTCGCCCCGGTCCTGGAGAAGTCCCGTTCGGACGCGGAGATCTCCGCGATGGACGAGACCAACCCGGGCACCTTCGCCACGAACTGGAACTCCTACCCCCAGGCCGTGCGCGACCTCGTCGGCCAGATGAACGTCCACACCTACGGCACCAGCCAGCGCACCACGGTCCGCGACCTCGCCAAGGGCGCCGACAAGCCGCTGTGGATGAGCGAGGTCGAGGGCGACTGGGGCGACGGTCAGAGCTTCACCGACATGCGCCCCGGACTGGGCCTCGCCCAGCGCATGGTCGACGACCTCCGCGAGCTGGAGCCCCAGGCCTGGGTCTTCTGGCAGCCGGTCGAGGACTACGACAACATGAAGCCGGGCGGTGAGTCCGCCAAGGGCGGCAACTGGGGCTCCATCCAGCTCTCGTTCTCCTGCAAGTCGTCGGACACCCTGCAGTCGTGCCCGATCTACACGAACACCAAGTTCGACACGGCCCGTAACTTCACGCACTACATCAAGCCGGGCGACCGCCTCATCAAGACCAACGACGAGTCGAGCACGGCCGCGGTCGCGAAGAAGGGCAAGAAGGCCACGGTCGTCCACGTCAACAGCACGACGGCACCCCGCGCGGTGACCCTCGACCTGTCCAGGTTCGGCGACGTCGGCAAGCACGCGAGGGTCACCCCGGTGGTGACGGACGCCGCCGGCAAGCTGATCCGCCAGAAGGCCGTGGAGGTCACGGACAAGAAGGCCACGATCACGGTCCCGGCCCAGTCGGTGACGTCGTTCCTGATCAGTAACGTCTCGGGCGTGGACGCTGCCTCGGCCGAGATCCAGGACGACCACACCTACACTCTGACGGGCTTCCAGAGCAACAAGAACCTCTCCGTCGCCGCCGACGGCAAGAGCCTGGTCATCAAGACCCCGAACGCGACCAACCCCGCCGGCCAGCGGTGGACCCTGGACCGCATCGGTGACGCCCCCGCGGACAACCGCACCCGCTACGCCCTGACCGAGGCCTCCTCGAACAAGCGCCTGGCGATCCGCAACGGCTCCCTGGTGGCCGAGGCCGAAACGGGCACCGGCGACACCGCCGCTCAGTGGATCCTCTCCACCACGGGCGACGGCACCTGGACCCTGGTGAACGCGGCCACCGGCCAACTCGCCGACGTCGGCGGCCAGTCCACGAACGACGGCGCCGGTGTGGGCGTCTGGTGGCCCAACTCGGGCTACAACCAGCGCTGGAAGCTGACGGACGTGACACCGGCCGGCTGA